The region GTCTGCTACTCGCATCCAACCTGAACCGAAAATACTTGTACCGACGCTCTAAAGCTTTCACGATTCGCATAAATAGATCctgatgcatcctaaaacgccgcctgaaaaagTTGTCCCCAAACCGCGGCTGTTCAGCGAATAGTCGTCATACAACCGTTAGTGTGCAGCGACGTGGTCCCGGGTACTACAACTCGATGATGTATGGGGCGAGGTACTGCCGGCTACTGCTGCTCCAAGGCCGCTTGTATCAGACGATTTATCTCCACGGTCGTATAGGCTCACAACTCTTCGTTAATTCACCCGCTTACgtcatcagcatccccaccactaccacccgcaccgCTACcgctaccactaccactagccatttCGGGATGTAGGgagaaatgtagagagaaagaagagaaactcgttaatacaagtggtacaaatgaaaatgaagtgcaacgagccgtatatagagagttttgaaaaaaaatcggAAAAAACTCTCATCCGTCCGCTCGTCCGTCGGGAACCCACAATAGTTGACGAGCAGACGGACGACCGCCTTATCCGACGGACGACCTCTCGTCCGTCTAGCTCGTCCGTCGCGGGGTCGCCGGTCGCAGTAGTGGACTAGTGCGCCGGACGAGCGGCTCGCCGGTTGCTCGTCCGCGCGCTAGTctattattgtggatgctcttatgggacggagggtgtaGTAAGCAAAAGTAAATCTTCAATTTGGTCCGCTCGTCAGTCgcgctagtccactattgtaGATGTTCTTATGGGACAGAGGGTGTAGTAAACAAAAGTAAATCTTCAATTTGGTCCCACCTTTGAATATTTCTAGATTCAACATTATATGAAACTCTGAGTTTCAGAAGCTAGGTAAAAATACATTTTGCATCAGAGTGAATTGCTATATCTTTTAACCAGCATTACGTATCCCAAGtaatatgaaaatatatagCTGAAATGTGGCTCGATTATTCACGAGAAGAGATAATCTTTTTGAGTAGTAAGAATCAACATTTTTTTCCCCTGTTGTGTGAAAAAAATCCCACTTGATTGCAGCAAAGTTTGATTTATTATGAATGCAGACTCCCAGAAACCAAATTAACCGTTTTCTTTTCCTTGAGTTGCATGTGATTATAAGTGCGCTTGTCTTGGAATTTCATGTATACTACTCCTTATTTTACTTTCCTATCAAAAACTTGTTCACATAATTAGCAAAATCTCTCAGTTAGTCCTCAATAAATGACCCATTTTTCAATAGcttgaattttataaaaaaaaaattgaacaaaaaaaaagttactaatACAACTAGAATCTTACTTATATgtatatagggatgtgatcaaatgaaaactttaaatttcataaaaaccCCAGACTATGATCtagaccgttagaaaatgtcaacaaatgacaaaataacagcaacagaaaatatcaaaacagtGTCAACAGTTGACACCGTATTGACATTGcgttgaaattgtgttgacatcaaaatcttgaaattttacactgtgttgatactgtgttgaaaagtttggagtttgtacaatatatgagtttgtattttatcactatcatatactatatatatatatggtgattttataataaaatataagcgTGATGAGTTAATAAGATATGAGATCCACTtgctaaaaataataaaaatgaaatgagatatttattgacatataaatagaaaataaaaatattggtaCATTTAATGATGGACGACTGAAGTAGTACTTATTTACTACTCTTTCCGTCACTCAATACGtgtccttttttttttaaaatgtataagaaagtaaattaaaaaaattagtaaaatgtgTAGTTCactactaaaaatagtaaaatgagacGGATCATAATAGAAAACTGAGATACGTAATGGGAGCTGAAGGGAGTAATATTGGTAGTATTAAAATCTTAGATTggtattataataaaatatgagtagagtTAATAGAAAGTGCAGTCCATTACTaaaatgagtaaaataagaccgactaaaatgaaaaactggAGCTGAGGGGAAGTAATATTTGTAGTATTAAAATCTTAAAGACGAGTGTCCCTCCCTGTTATATATTTATGGTGATTATAGCTTGGTGTGCTTGAACCAATTTTCCCGAAAGCATGATCACCGGAAACGACATCTACGATGTCCTCGCGGCCATCATCCCCCTCTACGTGGCCATGATCCTTGCCTATGGCTCGGTCCGATGGTGGAAGATCTTCACCCCAGACCAGTGCTCCGGTATCAACCGCTTCGTGGCCGTGTTTGCCGTCCCCCTCCTCGGTTTCCACTTCATCTCCACCAACGACATCTACGCGATGAACTACCACTTCATCGCGGCCGACTCCCTCCAGAAGGTGGTCATCCTGGCCGCCCTCTTCGTGTGGCACGCCGTCAGCAAGAAGAGCAGCCTTGAGTGGATGATCACCCTCTTCTCCCTCTCCACCCTCCCCAACACCTTAGTGATGGGCATCCCCTTGCTCAGGgccatgtacggcgacttctCAGGCAACCTCATGGTCCAAATCGTGGTGATGCAGAGCGTCATCTGGTACACGCTCATGCTCTTCATGTTCGAGTACCGCGGCGCCAAGATGCTCATCACCGACCAGTTCCCCGACACCGCCGCCTCCATCACCTCCTTCAAAGTCGACTCCGACGTCCTCTCCCTCAACGGCCGCGAGCCCCTCCAGGCGGACGCTGAAATCGGCCACGACGGGAAGCTCCACGTTGTTGTAAAACGATCCACTTCCGCCTCCATGATCTCCTCCTACAACAAAGGGATCCACTCTTCCGGCATCACCCCCCGCGCCTCCAACCTCACCGGCGTCGAGATCTACTCCGTCCAGTCCTCCCGCGAGCCCACCCCCCGCGGCTCCAGCTTCAACCAGACCGACTTCTACGCCATGTTCAACAGCAAGGCCGCCAGCCCCAAGCACAGCTACACCAACAGCTTCGGCGGCGATGTCTTCTCTCTCCAGTCGTCGAAAGGGGCCACGCCTAGAACCTCCAATTTCGACGAGGAGATGATGAAGTTGGGGAAGAAGCGGAACACCACTGGCCGCAGCATGAGCGGGGAGCTTTTCCATCCCCCGCCCCCGCCTCCTCCGCAGGCCTCGTACCCACCTCCCAACCCCATGTTCTCTGGGCCAAGGAGGAAGGACAGCGGAAGCGCCAGCAACAACAACAACGTCAACATCAGCAACACAACAAGCAGCGCGAGCACCGCTCTCCCCAACATCAGCAACAGCAACAGCAACGCCAGCACCACTCTCCCCAACAAGGAGCTCCACATGTTTGTGTGGAGCTCCAGCGCCTCCCCCGTCTCCGAAGCAAACATGAGAAATGCCGTTAACAAAGCCGCCTCCTCCGACCTCTCCACCATCGACGATGCTGCTCTTGCTCATTCCAGAGGTAGttctttcattttcaatttagtaaaattgatttattgatCTGATTGTGGGATCGGCAGAGAACGGGAAGAAGGAGATTGAGATGGAGGATGCAGTCAAGTTCCCGCCAAATGCATCTCCGTATTCATGCCACAAGAAAATGGATATGGAAGAAGGTGGAGTGATGGACAAGAAAACACAGATGCCACCAACAAGTGTGATGACTAGGCTTATCTTGATCATGGTTTGGAGGAAATTGATCAGAAATCCCAACACTTATGCTAGTCTCTTTGGCCTCATTTGGTCTCTTGTATCATTCAGGTCACACTTTTTTCATTACAATTAACCTAGATAGTTTTTGAATTTCCGAGacgttgatgatgatgatgatctaTCAACTGCAGGTGGAACATTGAAATGCCATCAATTGTGAAGGGTTCCATTTCTATTTTGTCTGATGCAGGCCTTGGCATGGCCATGTTCAGCCTAGGTAACATTTTTTTCACTTTGATTTCAAGGTTGTTTAATTTGGTtaagttaattaattatgaattttgcAGGTTTATTCATGGCATTGCAACCAAAGATGATAAATTGTGGGAAGTCTGTAGCCACATTTTCAATGGTTGTTAGGTTCTTAACCGGTCCGGCTGTCATCGCCGCAACTTCCATCGCCATCGGCCTCCGCGGCGTTCTTCTACATGTTGCTATCGTTCAGGTCCAATttctttaaattaataaaaaataaataaaaacagtaGTAGAAATTACTCAATTAAATGAAAATACTCTCTCTTTGGAAACAGGCTGCGCTTCCACAGGGAATTGTTCCTTTCGTGTTTGCTAAAGAATACAATGTGCACCCAGACATACTTAGCACTGCGTAAGTATTTTCATACGCAAATACACAGAaaaattagcattataaatagttCATAATAATAAGATGATTTAATTTGTTATGTGATATTTATTGCAGAGTTATTTTTGGAATGGTGATAGCCCTGCCCATAACAATTCTGTATTATGTGCTGCTTGGGGTGTAAGGCTGTGTTTGGCAGAGCGGAACGGAGAAATTGTTAGGGTTGCTGAATCCAAGAAGAAGAGataaatttaatcaaatgtGATTCTCCTAGATTAACTTAGATGCAGGCTTGGATATTAATTATCCTCCATTGGAGTCAGTGTACAACTAGGAAATCATGTGACTCTTCTCTGTTAGCTTAttatattatacaaaattttttaaatattccttgtcatttttccttttctgtCTTAGAACGAAATTAGTACAATTTCTAGTTGAGCTgtttaaattaatactagtattacttGTATTCTCATACAGCAAGCTcttactaattaatttaatttattaattaatgttaTTCGTTGTTCAAGATATATTTACTATAGATCCCGCGTTTGAATATTGTTACATTTATTTAGGAAGACAGTAAAATCTAATTCCTGACAAATATGCTAAAGATACTCTTTGTAGTATTCATATTTCAATTATACTAGAGACAAGATCTTGTTACGCGGAAGTCAAACAAGAAGAATGAGctgagatttaatttaattaacacATATTTCTATATCTGACAAATTTAATCAGCAATGACGACGTTGAATTAACCCTCTTGCATGTGGATGCTTTGCATATAAAATTGATTGAATACGAAATTAATTCTACTTTGGGAAAAGACAATGACCCATTTCATGGCATTCTTATTCAACAGATATTAATGCATATATTTAATTGATAATTGCTGCAAATTAAGCATCTTATTTAGTATTTTAAATGGCTGTAACATGTGAGATAATTTCCTTGCTAGGAGGCAAAGAAATCTTTTGCCATTTCATCCTTCTGGGTTTTCCCGATTCGATAACTATATAGATCTTTTAATATGCAAAAATACGTACGGATTTGATTCTTCAAGACCAAAAAAATCTTtccatattaaaaatatatttacacAGCATAACAATGTAACGTaacatattactccctccgtcccctagaAACTTTAGAAAAGATAcggattttaatataaaaatgataaagtaaaaaaaattaaaagaaaaaaatggtaatGTGAATCTTAAGAATTCAGAAACATATGTTGTCCGGATTTGTTCTTGCATTAATATCCAATAACCCAAACAAGAAATATGTCAATAAAAagatggaaaagaagaagaagatgattagtgttatgatttagattcaAGCTCAATAAAGAAAACTCAATGACtactttcacaaacaaaaacctaatggctccaccaactagcaacacaagaactagcaagcataccttaacaaataatctaagcccgacaatagattaaatgcaaccacaagggattttggataaattttcaatgatgaagatgggtgctcacaatggagtctttgttcttaCAATATCATTCAAAGTCTGCATAGAAAAACCCTAAATTGTCTATTTATACTAGGAGTGAAAAtgagcaaaataaaacaaatcttGGTTAAAAAGTCACATCCCggacaaaacgcccgaccgggcgtttcccTAGGCTCATTTCGCCCGACCGCGTGAAGTTTCTGGACAAAAATTGATCTTTCGAGaaaaacgcccgatcgggcgttgtGCATGAGGAATGACGCCCGCCCGCGCGTTTCGTTCTGCATTGCGCGGCTTTCTTAAAACGATCATAACTTCCTCATCCGGGTtccgattgaggcatgcaagatacccacgcgaagctctttcgacgatGAAGACAATGATGGTCTGAGGAGTGGATTTGGATTTTATGTTCATAGTGTAATTCCAGTTTGAATCAGACCTCTGAATCCTGAAGGGGTTGGCACCGGAAGCGTGCatgttctaacggatcacataatttgatctatttagcatattatctagataaaatctattcgcgtaattatcacatgtatcatgctcataacttgaattaaaacatgctttagcatataaaatccctaaaacatgcttactacggaattagccaatttacctcgttgattcaatcaagaattgatgatggcttgctccgcctccttgtgaagatcttcagtactcgacctcggatcttctgactggtgtcccggactatatactgatatttgtgtgggaaaatctcaccagaatactaggactcgaataatgaagacagaactcaactcacggaagaagtaattttcgaactctctctctttagagggggaggggacgaaaattgggagcaataataattgttatttctgtctcctttattctcctatttatattaagtcacatattgggcccagtcagggatctaaggaagaatttggacatgacctcacccaattagctttttactaattaaattgaacccacaatttaatataagcttatattggaatattacaagcagccactacagaagtaatattgcactgcctttccaaatccgaaattacaagtattccgggtttccttttgtttgtttaattcatttcccgcgcttaagatataaacatacgttaattaattaatgtctgctatggacttaattaattaacatattttattctccaagagtggacttagcaagaaactcttatttattattcatagagtaattaaactccaactagctaggttccgaataataaaaccttgtttcgagctcctcttgtggatgttatcaaacgagactctcctcgcgcacgattcaacataatagcaatcctagcaccggtagataatgatcaccactactcaatatacctggatcgttgggtgacgaaaaacccgcacctttggtaagtcaaagtagtagatactcaatatcgtatgctcaatgctaacgtacattgattaagaaattaattatcaagacctcgtctttcagtagatagcataaagactcgtcttgctgttagatccattcagtgctataccacaccaacgtcatcatatttcaataaggcttagaaataatcagactgacattgcaacctttcacgataggtagtctaggtctatctgggttgtgaaattcttatttttctttgttcagaactgaccgtgtaccttaaattgagcgcagcccacaaccggtctactagaacaaagacttagacttatgttatgttcgcttatacatttaaatatgcaataaacatccattaaatgtaaaacataacaacattatgacaaaaataatctgttgctatcattgaaaaataattattagagttttacagtattcaataactcgaaaggtgattcctagtatacaaacccttacaatctcccacttatactcaaaacagctttcgagtatacaaaacagtgtgcacacgtcaaatttctcccacttatactgaaagcgagttgagatcttgaatgagtcgaactcccatcccttcaacgtggccctcgaacggttttaccgccaatgcctttgtaaaaggatctgtcaggttgttctctaacgcaatcttgaccacttgtatgtctcctctctgcactatatcccttatgatatgatacttccgctctatgtgtttgctcgctttgtgagctctcggTTCCTTCaaatttgccacagcaccagaattgtaacgccccgtttttttaaacctaatttgtgaaccctaaagtacttgtatttaatgcttttaatatTGCGAAGTctgtgaattaattgttgagtggaattgCTGGACTAGagattttgaaataatttactGCGCGAATCTAAAATAATttctttccgtgaggaataaaTATATTGGACTCAATCTGCGAGTTGGAtcgaataaattgaaaaattggatataaaaatccagtccgtgataaataaattgtggacggcacaatttaaaataaaatacaatggaatgtgaattaaactaatctaattaaatattctCCCGGTTGATTTGATCATCAGTCGAtattaattcaaatattaaataaagatttttcaTAGATATTCATCCTCCGTGATGAGAtcttcctcctccgtgatctgcaaataaaatattaaacaaacctaattaataaattaacgttaaaaaaaaggggaaaaaaacGCCTCCCACTCCTTTTCCCACGTTCATAACCGTTCCCCACTCAGTGAATCTCTCCCAAATCTAAACTATCCATCAGTCACTTCCTCTCTATAATACTCCTTTCACAAACCAGATTTCACATATTTTCGTTTCTATGCAACAAGAACTCACAAGAACAAGACTTATTCTTCTCAACTTCCACTCAATCGAACTCAAGGTAATCCTGCAGAATTTCCCCTCTTTTCTACATGTTTTGAAACCAACTCATTAAACTTTATCCGGCAGAAACCGAGAACTAAACTCGAGAGAGTGAGCTATCGGTTGTTCCTTCGAAATCTATTCAAGGTATACACCCTCCCAATTCCAATTCCTATTTTGTATTTCATATTGGAGCATACCATACAGTTTAGACCTTAAATATTTGCTAGAACATATCACTTAGGAATCGAACCAAATGGAAAGAAACCAACACCGAAACCAACATCAAGCGAAATTTAATGATGGAATACCCGCTGTGATTAACTGAGAATGCGAAAGAACATAATTTTGGAAGAGAACTTATCTGCGGGGTTAATCGGGGTGGAAACGAGGCTGCTTCGGATGAAGTCGAGGCCGTCGGAGCGGCGACGCAGCGACGTCGAGCGACGCCGGTGGACGCGGGTGACGAATCGGAGTCAGCGGAGGCGTCGACTCTGGGGCAGCGGCGGTCTCTGCAGAGCAGCAGCGCCTGCCCAGCGGTGATGGCCGAATCAGCAGCGGCGGCTTCATGCGAACGCAGAGGGGGCCCTGACCGGTGGACGCCGAGGACGATCGGCGGTGGCTGGACGCTGAGATCGAAGCAGCGGCGAGCTCCGTGCGGTCCGCAGCGACGACGTCCTCCGGCAAGTCGTGGTTTCTGATCTGGAATTGAGTGAGGAAGCCGACGGGAATTTGGAATTTCCTTTC is a window of Salvia splendens isolate huo1 chromosome 3, SspV2, whole genome shotgun sequence DNA encoding:
- the LOC121793929 gene encoding auxin efflux carrier component 2; amino-acid sequence: MITGNDIYDVLAAIIPLYVAMILAYGSVRWWKIFTPDQCSGINRFVAVFAVPLLGFHFISTNDIYAMNYHFIAADSLQKVVILAALFVWHAVSKKSSLEWMITLFSLSTLPNTLVMGIPLLRAMYGDFSGNLMVQIVVMQSVIWYTLMLFMFEYRGAKMLITDQFPDTAASITSFKVDSDVLSLNGREPLQADAEIGHDGKLHVVVKRSTSASMISSYNKGIHSSGITPRASNLTGVEIYSVQSSREPTPRGSSFNQTDFYAMFNSKAASPKHSYTNSFGGDVFSLQSSKGATPRTSNFDEEMMKLGKKRNTTGRSMSGELFHPPPPPPPQASASTALPNISNSNSNASTTLPNKELHMFVWSSSASPVSEANMRNAVNKAASSDLSTIDDAALAHSRENGKKEIEMEDAVKFPPNASPYSCHKKMDMEEGGVMDKKTQMPPTSVMTRLILIMVWRKLIRNPNTYASLFGLIWSLVSFRWNIEMPSIVKGSISILSDAGLGMAMFSLGLFMALQPKMINCGKSVATFSMVVRFLTGPAVIAATSIAIGLRGVLLHVAIVQAALPQGIVPFVFAKEYNVHPDILSTAVIFGMVIALPITILYYVLLGV